One Ostrea edulis chromosome 2, xbOstEdul1.1, whole genome shotgun sequence genomic region harbors:
- the LOC125681562 gene encoding caprin-2-like: MNFSYMFFLPILSAIYTCHGKTVCEDRRVDLLLEEMTSLRRSVLALEDTVRRQHDLIDDLIQRNIQQERRIEEIKTTKGTQTEKLEHRLESVETKFKTEYAPFSGSNVTTYPHGSGIIPNRGRITRRRRQQLPLNPMATGPHPYEEGVVAFYAQMSSVEVSPSAHHTLIFDKVRTNVGNGYNGITGVFTAPQEGIYTFIWVIRMVNAEHSTELLINNDILGATFLRAKNGDDGSVSGTAIAHVGKGDVVFVRIHSTYPGDGNVHSNLHGQPTFSGWLLH, encoded by the exons ATGAATTTCTCCTATATGTTTTTTCTACCCATACTCTCAGCAATATATACGTGCCATGGTAAGACGGTATGTGAGGACAGAAGGGTTGATTTGCTTTTGGAAGAGATGACTTCGCTTCGACGATCGGTATTGGCACTTGAGGACACGGTTCGACGTCAACATGACCTAATTGATGACCTCATTCAACGAAATATACAACAGGAGAGACGAATAGAGGAAATCAAAACTACCAAGGGCACTCAAACCGAGAAGTTAGAGCACCGGTTGGAGAGTGTGGAAACTAAATTTAAAACGGAGTATGCTCCATTTTCTGGCTCTAATGTCACCACTTATCCGCATGGAAGTGGAATCATACCGAACAGAGGAAGGATCACCAGAAGAA GACGTCAACAACTTCCTTTGAATCCCATGGCAACTGGACCCCATCCGTATGAAGAAGGAGTGGTCGCTTTTTATGCTCAGATGTCCTCTGTTGAAGTGAGTCCCAGTGCTCACCACACTCTTATCTTCGATAAAGTGCGTACAAACGTCGGCAATGGATATAATGGAATCACCGGGGTCTTTACGGCACCACAGGAAGGAATATACACATTCATCTGGGTCATTAGAATGGTCAATGCCGAACATTCAACTGAATTACTGATTAACAACGACATCTTGGGCGCTACATTTTTGCGCGCAAAAAATGGTGACGATGGGTCGGTAAGTGGAACTGCAATTGCGCATGTCGGAAAAGGAGACGTTGTATTCGTGCGCATTCACTCCACGTATCCTGGGGATGGTAACGTTCACAGTAATTTGCATGGTCAGCCAACATTCTCTGGGTGGTTGCTGCActaa
- the LOC125681558 gene encoding complement C1q-like protein 4: MVSSENTKHTDKTIQNAIVKGKGIKREKIDRKVRLLASLIPPTNTPPVEEGIVAFYAQISKDESNPSVHHTLIFDKVRTNVGNGYNGVTGIFTEPREGIYVFNWVIRMHNAQHSTELLINNDIFGAAFLRAKNGDDGSVSGTAVAHVGKGDVVFVRTHFTLGGDGNILSDLYSYTTFSGWLLH; the protein is encoded by the exons ATGGTGTCGTCTGAGAACACCAAACACACAGATAAAACCATACAAAATGCCATTGTAAAGGGTAAAGGCATTAAACGTGAGAAAATAGATCGAAAAG TGCGTTTACTTGCATCTTTGATTCCACCTACTAATACGCCTCCTGTTGAGGAGGGAATCGTCGCCTTCTATGCTCAGATATCAAAAGATGAATCTAATCCTAGTGTTCATCATACACTGATATTCGACAAAGTGCGTACAAATGTCGGAAACGGATACAACGGAGTGACGGGAATATTCACTGAGCCACGTGAAGGCATCTATGTATTCAACTGGGTCATTAGAATGCACAATGCTCAACATTCAACCGAACTACTGATTAACAACGACATCTTCGGCGCTGCATTTTTGCGCGCGAAAAATGGTGACGATGGGTCTGTAAGCGGAACTGCAGTTGCGCATGTCGGAAAAGGAGATGTTGTATTCGTGCGTACTCACTTCACGCTTGGTGGAGATGGTAACATACTTAGTGATTTGTATAGTTATACAACATTCTCTGGGTGGTTGCTACACTAG
- the LOC125681554 gene encoding uncharacterized protein LOC125681554, with amino-acid sequence MFYFYQRYTIRVAVLTGTSLRATVGDSLDFSCTYTLEGDEVVYPGRVSWEIKKDSAATGFESIATFAPPNSGGSNAFTSTESGLKFKDRSELPDVTSDDNTTFNVVMRVRNVDCADEDSYRCNVNYVSSTQGPSVVTAETSLTVQAPAEKPYAVPVPVPDNIEEGMNVKFTCTANVGKPPGKIRWWRYRSGIIAPQPMGDSSENPQVQPKVCVYNVTSSIEHNMSSDDDQSVWRCSVDNELLTTQPDQNKPNQESQRVNVYYKVRVPTIWLRNAGNKQYPVGSDVTLICEADGNPRPRTYRGDRNINKYVWTFRADPSDNATKLASNNGDLQLTNLQESQTGIYTCTAFNGFNGKSFNASRDTSLQIERPPETPHESHQLVAFYARTSTSEKAPNGNHILVFDNVVTNVGNGYNGFDDVFIVPRDGVYVFIWVVRLHESQRSTQLMINNVEYGSTHFRAINGDDGSVSGNVLTHVNKGDVVFIRVYTTTNAYRNTPSNGHGKSTFSGWLLR; translated from the exons atgttttatttttatcaacgTTATACTATCCGG GTGGCAGTGTTGACAGGCACATCTCTCAGAGCCACTGTCGGAGATTCCTTAGACTTTAGTTGTACATATACACTAGAAGGAGATGAAGTGGTGTACCCAGGACGTGTTTCctgggaaataaaaaaagattCAGCAGCGACAGGATTTGAGAGCATCGCCACATTTGCACCTCCCAACTCTGGTGGTTCTAATGCTTTCACAAGTACAGAGTCTGGTCTGAAATTCAAAGATAGGTCAGAATTACCCGATGTGACATCTGACGATAACACAACGTTTAATGTTGTGATGAGGGTGAGAAACGTGGATTGTGCCGATGAAGACAGCTACAGATGTAATGTTAATTATGTTAGTTCAACTCAAGGGCCAAGCGTTGTTACTGCAGAGACATCTCTCACAGTTCAAG CTCCAGCGGAGAAGCCCTATGCAGTTCCGGTTCCTGTTCCGGATAATATCGAGGAGGGTATGAACGTAAAGTTCACCTGTACTGCTAATGTTGGGAAACCACCGGGAAAAATCAGGTGGTGGCGCTACAGGTCTGGAATAATTGCACCACAGCCTATGGGCGACTCTTCAGAAAACCCACAGGTACAGCCTAAGGTGTGTGTGTACAACGTGACTAGTTCCATCGAACACAACATGTCCAGTGATGATGACCAGTCGGTGTGGCGGTGTTCCGTAGACAATGAGCTGTTAACAACTCAGCCTGACCAAAACAAACCTAACCAAGAATCTCAAAGAGTCAATGTCTATT ATAAGGTTAGAGTTCCCACAATATGGCTTCGAAATGCAGGAAATAAACAGTATCCTGTTGGTTCTGATGTGACCTTGATCTGTGAAGCTGATGGTAATCCGCGTCCACGAACCTACCGTGGAGACAGGAACATCAATAAGTATGTGTGGACATTCCGGGCGGATCCCAGCGACAATGCCACGAAATTAGCATCTAATAATGGCGACCTTCAACTGACCAATCTGCAGGAGTCGCAAACTGGGATATACACGTGTACAGCGTTCAATGGATTCAATGGAAAGTCATTTAATGCATCCCGAGACACCAGTTTACAAATAG AGCGCCCTCCTGAAACTCCCCATGAATCACACCAACTCGTCGCTTTTTATGCCAGGACGTCAACCTCGGAAAAGGCCCCGAACGGCAACCATATTCTGGTATTTGATAATGTCGTCACAAATGTTGGCAATGGATATAATGGGTTTGACGATGTATTTATTGTCCCAAGAGATGGAGTGTACGTATTTATTTGGGTCGTACGATTACATGAATCTCAACGTTCCACGCAGCTGATGATCAACAACGTTGAATATGGGTCCACTCATTTTCGCGCCATTAATGGAGACGATGGATCCGTCAGCGGAAACGTTCTTACGCATGTCAATAAAGGAGATGTTGTATTCATCCGCGTGTATACCACTACTAATGCATACAGAAACACCCCAAGTAATGGACACGGAAAATCTACGTTTTCTGGATGGCTTCTTCGGTAG